One region of Polaribacter pectinis genomic DNA includes:
- a CDS encoding TonB-dependent receptor family protein, with translation MKKVIIVLTALFTVALSAQKKEKQKGKLDSIQKLDEIIISTTVIFGNKYVAENRTGSAYYLSPKELAKFGFTDVNRALRTVPGVTIYEEDGFGLRPNISLRGTSPERSSKITLMEDGVLIAPAPYSASSAYYFPTIARMQAVEVLKGSSQIQFGPFTTGGAINMISTQIPTEFGGNIRASYGSFNSNQLHAKIGGGNKTFGYMIEYLNYGSDGFKTLPSGKNTGFNKNDVVAKFKLNLFPNATVKQSLEFKFQYADEVGNETYLGLTEQDFDNNPFSRYASSNNDKMTTDHTQYMITHRFNFSKDLRVTTTAYRNNFARNWYKLNDITFNGDKQSIANVLNDPNTLSDHFSIVNGTTNSGADAIGVKANNRKYYSQGIQTKLDYHWYKGDAFHDIEVGFRFHYDEEDRFQWVDKYSISNTGILDLTTAGIQGTDANRISNANAFASYITYKLKYNNWTFTPGIRYENITLQRDDYGKNDVTRTGVNLASRENTVDVFIPGMGMNYKFNNDFSLFGGIHKGFSPPGNQEEEKAEESVNYELGTRFNLGKLKGEFVGFYNDYSNLLGSDLAATGGTGSLDQFNAGEVKVNGIELLLNYNLVKKESQFSLPFSFGYTFTNTEFLNSFGSSDSLWGTVTAGDELPYIPKHQFNAALSLEHSKFEINLNARYNGEFRTLAGTGTIPTNEKVAANFIVDLSGKYYVNKKFNLTANVINLLDNTYAVSRVPAGLRPGHPFGIYGGLEFRF, from the coding sequence ATGAAGAAAGTTATTATTGTTTTAACAGCCTTATTTACAGTAGCCTTATCAGCTCAAAAAAAAGAAAAACAAAAAGGAAAATTAGATTCCATACAGAAATTAGATGAAATTATAATTTCTACAACTGTAATATTTGGTAATAAATATGTTGCAGAAAACAGAACAGGTTCTGCTTATTATTTATCTCCTAAAGAATTGGCAAAATTTGGCTTTACTGATGTTAACAGAGCTTTAAGAACAGTTCCTGGAGTAACAATTTACGAAGAAGATGGTTTTGGATTAAGACCAAACATCAGTTTAAGAGGAACATCACCAGAAAGAAGTTCTAAAATTACTTTAATGGAAGATGGTGTTTTAATTGCACCTGCTCCTTACAGCGCTTCTTCTGCTTACTACTTCCCTACTATTGCAAGAATGCAAGCTGTAGAAGTTTTAAAAGGAAGTAGCCAAATACAATTTGGTCCTTTTACTACTGGTGGAGCCATTAATATGATTTCTACTCAAATTCCTACTGAATTTGGTGGAAACATAAGAGCTAGTTATGGAAGTTTTAACTCAAACCAATTACATGCAAAAATAGGTGGAGGTAACAAAACCTTTGGTTACATGATAGAATATCTAAACTATGGTTCAGATGGATTTAAAACTTTGCCGAGTGGGAAAAATACTGGTTTTAATAAAAATGATGTTGTTGCCAAATTTAAATTGAATTTATTTCCAAATGCAACTGTAAAACAATCTTTAGAATTTAAGTTTCAATATGCAGATGAAGTTGGTAATGAAACGTATTTAGGCTTAACTGAACAAGATTTTGATAACAATCCGTTTTCTAGATATGCTTCTTCTAATAATGATAAGATGACTACAGATCATACACAGTATATGATTACACATAGATTCAATTTTTCTAAAGACTTAAGAGTTACTACAACAGCATATCGAAATAACTTTGCAAGAAATTGGTATAAACTAAATGATATTACATTTAATGGAGATAAGCAATCCATTGCAAATGTTTTAAATGACCCAAATACACTTTCAGACCATTTTAGTATTGTAAACGGAACAACAAATTCTGGAGCAGATGCAATTGGTGTAAAAGCAAATAATAGAAAATATTATTCTCAAGGAATTCAAACAAAGTTAGATTATCATTGGTATAAAGGTGATGCTTTTCATGATATTGAAGTCGGTTTTAGATTTCATTATGATGAAGAAGATCGATTTCAATGGGTAGATAAATATAGTATTTCTAACACAGGTATTTTAGATTTAACAACTGCAGGAATTCAAGGAACAGATGCCAATAGAATTAGCAATGCAAATGCCTTTGCTTCTTATATAACATACAAACTAAAATATAACAATTGGACATTTACTCCAGGAATTAGATATGAAAACATCACTTTACAAAGAGATGACTATGGTAAAAATGATGTTACAAGAACTGGTGTAAATTTAGCTTCAAGAGAAAATACTGTAGACGTTTTTATTCCAGGAATGGGAATGAACTATAAGTTTAATAACGATTTTTCACTTTTCGGAGGTATTCATAAAGGGTTTTCTCCTCCAGGAAACCAAGAAGAAGAAAAAGCAGAAGAAAGCGTTAATTATGAATTAGGAACACGTTTTAATCTTGGAAAACTAAAAGGAGAATTTGTAGGTTTTTATAATGATTATTCTAATCTTTTAGGAAGCGATTTAGCTGCAACTGGTGGAACAGGTTCTTTAGACCAATTTAATGCTGGTGAAGTAAAAGTAAACGGAATTGAATTGTTATTAAACTATAATTTAGTTAAAAAAGAAAGTCAATTTTCTTTACCTTTTTCTTTTGGATATACATTTACAAACACAGAATTTTTAAATAGTTTTGGAAGTTCTGATAGTTTATGGGGAACTGTAACAGCTGGAGATGAGTTGCCGTACATACCAAAACATCAATTTAATGCAGCTTTATCTTTAGAACATTCTAAATTTGAAATAAACTTAAACGCTAGATATAATGGCGAATTTAGAACTTTAGCAGGAACTGGAACTATTCCTACAAATGAGAAAGTAGCTGCTAATTTTATTGTTGATTTGTCTGGTAAATATTATGTGAATAAAAAATTCAATCTAACAGCTAATGTTATAAACTTATTAGACAATACTTATGCTGTATCTAGAGTTCCTGCAGGTTTGAGACCAGGACATCCTTTTGGAATTTATGGTGGATTGGAGTTTAGGTTTTAA
- the guaB gene encoding IMP dehydrogenase: MTAHNNKILGEGLTYDDVLLVPAFSEVLPREVSIQTKFTRNITINVPIASAAMDTVTESALAIAIAREGGIGVLHKNMTIEQQAHEVRRVKRAESGMILDPVTLPLTATVLDAKANMKEHSIGGIPIVDENGTLKGIVTNRDLRFEHDGTRPIVDVMTSENLVTAAVGTSLNDAEKILQNYKIEKLLIVDENYKLKGLITFRDITKVTQKPIANKDSYGRLRVAAALGVTSDAVERAQALVNAGVDAVIIDTAHGHTKGVVTVLKEVKAAFPDLDVVVGNIATAAAAKYLVEAGADAVKVGIGPGSICTTRVVAGVGFPQFSAVLEVAAAIKGSGVPVIADGGIRYTGDIPKAIAAGADSVMLGSLLAGTKESPGETIIYEGRKFKSYRGMGSVEAMKQGSKDRYFQDVEADIKKLVPEGIVGRVPYKGDLDESIHQFIGGLRAGMGYCGAKDIETLKETGQFVRITASGINESHPHDVAITKESPNYSRR; the protein is encoded by the coding sequence ATGACAGCACACAACAACAAAATTTTAGGCGAAGGATTAACATACGATGATGTTTTATTAGTTCCTGCCTTTTCCGAAGTTCTTCCAAGAGAAGTAAGTATTCAAACAAAATTTACTAGAAATATTACTATTAACGTACCAATTGCATCTGCTGCAATGGATACTGTTACAGAATCTGCTTTGGCAATTGCTATTGCAAGAGAAGGTGGTATTGGTGTATTACATAAAAATATGACAATTGAGCAACAGGCTCATGAAGTTAGAAGAGTTAAACGTGCAGAATCTGGAATGATTTTAGATCCTGTTACATTGCCTTTAACTGCTACTGTTTTAGATGCGAAAGCAAATATGAAAGAGCATAGTATTGGAGGTATTCCTATAGTTGATGAAAATGGAACTTTAAAAGGAATTGTTACCAATAGAGATTTACGTTTCGAACACGATGGAACTAGACCAATTGTAGATGTAATGACAAGTGAGAACTTGGTAACTGCCGCAGTTGGAACTTCATTAAATGATGCAGAAAAAATACTTCAGAATTATAAAATTGAAAAACTTTTAATTGTTGATGAAAATTATAAATTAAAAGGATTAATTACGTTTAGAGATATTACTAAAGTTACACAAAAACCAATTGCAAATAAAGATTCTTATGGTAGATTAAGAGTTGCTGCTGCTTTAGGTGTTACAAGTGATGCTGTAGAAAGAGCACAAGCTTTAGTAAATGCAGGAGTAGATGCTGTAATTATAGATACAGCTCATGGACATACAAAAGGTGTGGTTACTGTTTTAAAAGAAGTTAAAGCTGCATTCCCAGATTTAGATGTTGTTGTAGGAAATATAGCAACTGCAGCTGCAGCAAAATATTTAGTTGAAGCTGGAGCAGATGCTGTAAAAGTAGGTATTGGACCAGGTTCTATTTGTACAACAAGAGTTGTTGCTGGAGTTGGTTTTCCACAATTTTCTGCAGTTTTAGAAGTTGCTGCTGCAATTAAAGGAAGTGGAGTTCCTGTTATTGCAGATGGTGGAATTCGTTATACTGGAGATATACCAAAAGCAATTGCTGCAGGTGCAGATTCTGTAATGTTAGGTTCTCTTTTGGCAGGAACTAAAGAATCTCCAGGAGAAACTATTATATACGAAGGAAGAAAGTTTAAGTCTTATAGAGGTATGGGGTCAGTTGAAGCAATGAAACAAGGTTCTAAAGATCGTTATTTCCAAGATGTTGAAGCAGATATTAAGAAATTAGTTCCTGAAGGAATTGTAGGTAGAGTTCCTTACAAAGGAGATTTAGACGAAAGTATTCATCAGTTTATTGGTGGTTTACGTGCAGGAATGGGATATTGTGGTGCAAAAGACATAGAAACATTAAAAGAAACAGGACAATTTGTAAGAATAACAGCAAGCGGAATTAACGAAAGTCATCCTCATGATGTAGCAATTACAAAAGAATCTCCAAATTATAGTAGGAGGTAA
- a CDS encoding OmpH family outer membrane protein, with product MKSKILFICIAFLSTITIAQSKVGTVDSDYIINLMPEAKVVVDMTQKYGAKLDTSFSIKIKEFQNKVDAFKKEETTLGTLAKKTAVKEITDLENDIKKYQANGQKLMQLKQDELMRPLYKKLSDAIKEVAKSNGFTQILTITGNEFAYIDENLDITKLVIKKLGITVPEPKK from the coding sequence ATGAAATCTAAAATCTTATTTATTTGTATTGCTTTTTTAAGCACAATTACTATAGCACAATCTAAAGTTGGTACTGTAGACAGTGATTATATTATTAATTTAATGCCAGAAGCGAAAGTTGTTGTTGATATGACACAAAAATATGGCGCTAAATTAGACACTTCTTTTTCTATTAAAATTAAAGAATTTCAAAATAAGGTAGATGCATTTAAAAAAGAAGAAACTACATTAGGTACGTTAGCTAAAAAAACTGCTGTTAAAGAAATAACAGATTTAGAAAACGATATTAAAAAATACCAAGCGAATGGTCAGAAATTAATGCAATTAAAACAAGATGAATTAATGAGACCTTTATACAAGAAATTATCTGACGCAATTAAAGAAGTTGCCAAATCTAATGGTTTCACACAAATTTTAACTATTACAGGTAATGAGTTTGCTTATATAGACGAAAATTTAGACATTACTAAACTCGTTATTAAAAAGTTAGGAATTACAGTTCCAGAACCTAAAAAATAA
- a CDS encoding DUF2254 domain-containing protein: MKDKFINFFNKIYNLKNKIAFFPSIIALAGCIFAYIMMYLENEGISKYILEFFPELVISNTETARTILTTFIAGLISIMVFSFSMVMILLNQASSNFSPRLLPGLISNRRHQIVLGIYLFTIIYCIFILVFIEPTGDKYQLPGFSVLLSILFMLNSLAAFIYFIHSISQEIQIDNILFRIYDSAEKKLTKLIDIEKNLDKELPNTKNWIEYKVKTTGYFQIVSLKTLAKIAKENNFKIEIIATKGSFCDEDDILFKTEKEIEEDIENRIYNNFHFSKSELIDDNYLLAFKQITEVAVKSMSPGINDPGTAINAIDYLSQLLILRIQKIDVHAIKDNNEILLIVHTLEFEKLIYNIMVSLRTYCSHDFIIVIKLLSVLKRLSKKTTNKSYKKVINFEVNNLLTDSKNKINNSTDLEKVENYALSFIEV, translated from the coding sequence ATGAAAGATAAATTCATCAACTTTTTTAATAAAATTTATAATTTAAAAAACAAAATTGCTTTTTTTCCTTCTATAATAGCTTTAGCAGGTTGCATTTTTGCTTATATAATGATGTATTTAGAAAATGAAGGTATTTCAAAATATATTCTAGAATTTTTCCCAGAGTTAGTAATTAGCAATACAGAAACGGCTAGAACAATTTTAACCACTTTTATTGCAGGTTTAATATCCATTATGGTTTTTAGCTTTTCTATGGTAATGATTTTATTAAACCAAGCCTCTAGTAATTTTTCTCCAAGATTATTACCTGGTTTAATTTCTAATAGAAGACATCAAATTGTATTAGGTATCTACTTATTTACAATAATCTATTGTATTTTTATTTTAGTTTTTATAGAGCCAACAGGAGATAAATATCAATTACCAGGATTTTCTGTGCTTTTATCAATTCTATTTATGCTAAATTCTTTAGCAGCATTTATCTACTTTATTCATTCTATTTCTCAAGAAATTCAAATTGATAATATTTTATTTCGAATTTATGATTCAGCAGAAAAAAAACTTACGAAGTTAATTGACATAGAAAAAAATTTAGATAAAGAATTACCAAACACTAAAAATTGGATTGAATATAAAGTTAAAACTACAGGTTATTTTCAAATAGTTTCCCTTAAAACATTAGCCAAAATTGCCAAAGAAAATAATTTTAAAATAGAAATTATTGCTACAAAAGGTTCTTTTTGTGATGAAGATGATATTTTATTTAAAACTGAAAAAGAGATTGAGGAAGACATAGAAAATAGAATTTACAACAACTTTCATTTTTCTAAAAGTGAATTGATAGACGACAATTACTTATTAGCTTTTAAACAAATTACAGAAGTTGCTGTTAAATCTATGTCGCCAGGTATTAATGATCCAGGAACTGCCATAAATGCAATAGATTATCTTTCTCAATTACTAATTTTAAGAATCCAAAAAATTGATGTGCATGCTATAAAAGACAATAATGAAATCTTGTTGATTGTTCACACATTAGAGTTCGAAAAACTAATCTATAATATTATGGTTTCTTTAAGAACCTATTGCTCTCACGATTTTATTATTGTAATAAAACTCCTATCCGTTTTAAAGAGATTAAGTAAAAAAACAACTAATAAATCTTATAAAAAAGTAATAAATTTTGAAGTTAATAACTTACTTACCGATTCTAAAAACAAGATTAATAATAGCACAGATTTAGAAAAAGTAGAAAATTATGCTTTAAGTTTTATAGAAGTATAA
- the miaA gene encoding tRNA (adenosine(37)-N6)-dimethylallyltransferase MiaA: MITNTKNILITIVGPTAIGKTALSIQLANYFNSEIISCDSRQFFKEMTIGTAVPDAVELASANHHFIQNRSIFEDYNVGAFERDALAKLDILFKKNPIQVMVGGSGLYVDALLNGLDYFPEVDIKIREQLTRQLEKEGIEVLQQNLKELDLETYNSIAIENPHRLMRALEVCIGSGIPYSTFKNKPKTPRNFTSVKIGLKADREIIYNRINKRVDIMMENGLLEEATKLYPHKELNALKTVGYRELFSYFDDEFTKEFAISEIKKNTRRFAKRQLTWFKRDENTLWFDYKTDVKDIIKTIEKKIID; encoded by the coding sequence ATGATTACAAACACAAAAAACATTTTAATTACCATTGTAGGACCAACTGCAATTGGTAAAACTGCATTAAGCATTCAGCTAGCTAATTATTTTAATTCAGAAATTATTTCTTGTGATTCTAGACAGTTTTTTAAGGAAATGACAATTGGAACTGCTGTACCAGATGCAGTTGAGTTAGCATCGGCAAACCATCATTTTATTCAGAATAGAAGCATTTTTGAAGATTATAATGTAGGTGCTTTTGAGAGAGATGCACTTGCTAAATTAGATATACTTTTCAAAAAAAATCCAATACAGGTAATGGTTGGTGGAAGTGGTTTATACGTAGATGCTCTTTTAAATGGTTTAGATTATTTCCCAGAAGTTGATATTAAAATAAGAGAACAATTAACAAGACAACTAGAAAAAGAAGGAATAGAAGTACTTCAGCAGAATTTAAAAGAATTAGATTTAGAAACCTACAATTCTATTGCTATTGAAAACCCACATCGTTTAATGAGAGCTTTAGAAGTTTGTATTGGCAGTGGAATTCCATATTCTACATTCAAAAACAAACCAAAAACACCACGTAATTTTACATCCGTTAAAATAGGGTTAAAAGCAGATAGAGAAATTATCTACAACAGAATTAATAAACGTGTAGATATTATGATGGAAAACGGATTGTTAGAAGAAGCTACAAAACTGTATCCTCATAAAGAATTAAACGCTTTAAAGACGGTAGGTTACAGAGAATTATTTTCTTATTTCGATGATGAATTTACAAAAGAATTTGCCATATCAGAAATTAAAAAAAACACCAGACGTTTTGCTAAAAGACAGCTAACTTGGTTTAAAAGAGATGAAAATACACTTTGGTTTGATTATAAAACTGATGTAAAAGACATTATTAAAACTATCGAAAAAAAAATAATTGACTAA
- a CDS encoding ion transporter, which produces MNKTDKKPTWKQRIHEIIYEADTKEGKLFDVILLIAIIASIVLVMLESIESFDKEYHNFLNISEWVITILFSIEYILRVVSIKKPFKYIFSFYGIIDFLSTIPKYLSFIIIGSHHFVALRALRLLRVFRILKLARYIGASNNLKIALKASRAKIAVFIFFIVIICIILGTIMYMIEGAENGFTSIPRSVYWAIVTLTTVGFGDIAPQTPLGQLIASVIMILGYGIIAIPTGIVSSEMARTNNTLDTNTQACPNCLKDKHKDKATFCYNCGSILNP; this is translated from the coding sequence TTGAATAAAACCGATAAAAAACCTACTTGGAAACAACGTATTCATGAAATTATTTATGAAGCGGATACTAAAGAAGGTAAATTATTTGATGTTATTTTACTAATTGCCATTATAGCAAGTATTGTTTTGGTAATGTTAGAGAGCATAGAAAGCTTTGATAAAGAATATCATAATTTTTTAAATATTTCTGAATGGGTTATTACCATCTTATTTTCAATTGAATATATTTTAAGAGTTGTCTCTATAAAAAAACCTTTTAAATACATATTTAGTTTTTACGGTATTATAGACTTTCTATCTACCATACCTAAATACTTATCTTTTATTATTATAGGTTCTCATCATTTTGTTGCTTTAAGAGCATTACGTTTATTAAGAGTTTTTAGAATTTTAAAACTAGCTAGATATATTGGTGCTTCTAACAATTTAAAGATTGCTTTAAAAGCAAGTCGAGCAAAAATTGCAGTCTTTATTTTCTTTATTGTAATCATTTGTATTATTCTTGGTACTATAATGTATATGATAGAAGGTGCAGAAAATGGTTTTACTAGTATACCAAGAAGTGTTTATTGGGCAATTGTAACATTAACTACTGTTGGTTTTGGAGATATTGCTCCGCAAACTCCTTTAGGACAATTAATTGCAAGTGTAATTATGATTCTCGGTTACGGAATAATAGCAATTCCTACAGGAATAGTAAGTTCAGAAATGGCAAGAACTAACAATACTTTAGATACAAATACACAAGCTTGCCCAAATTGTTTGAAAGATAAACATAAAGATAAAGCCACTTTTTGCTATAATTGTGGTAGTATTTTAAATCCATGA
- a CDS encoding DUF4331 family protein encodes MKKSKILLGTIFIAIIGLITVAADHIDAPATQGTSADITDFYAFQGEDTNNLVFVANVQGLLSPSATASANFDSNVMIEFNIDTDNDNFENLVIQAIPKDGKMYFYGPYAPTSVGLNSTVFEDAVKSEVAITAYGSEPVIATNEGMKFFAGPRDDPFFMDFAQYGAIIGGNASGFNNPGSDTFAGTNVMSIVVEVPKSMVGTSGTINTWVESKRKQ; translated from the coding sequence ATGAAAAAAAGTAAAATTTTATTAGGAACCATTTTCATCGCGATTATCGGTTTAATTACAGTTGCTGCAGATCACATAGACGCACCAGCTACACAAGGTACATCAGCAGATATTACAGATTTCTACGCCTTTCAAGGTGAAGATACAAACAATCTAGTATTTGTAGCAAATGTACAAGGTTTATTAAGTCCTAGTGCTACTGCTAGTGCGAATTTTGATTCTAACGTTATGATAGAATTTAATATTGATACAGATAATGATAATTTTGAAAACTTGGTAATTCAAGCTATTCCAAAAGATGGTAAGATGTATTTTTATGGACCTTATGCACCTACTTCAGTAGGATTAAATAGTACCGTTTTTGAAGATGCTGTTAAATCTGAAGTAGCTATTACTGCATATGGATCTGAACCAGTTATTGCAACAAATGAAGGAATGAAGTTTTTTGCAGGACCAAGAGATGATCCTTTCTTCATGGATTTTGCACAATATGGAGCAATTATTGGAGGAAACGCATCTGGTTTTAACAATCCAGGATCTGATACATTTGCAGGAACTAACGTAATGTCAATAGTGGTAGAGGTGCCAAAATCTATGGTAGGTACTTCAGGTACTATAAATACTTGGGTAGAGTCAAAAAGAAAACAATAA
- a CDS encoding DUF4331 family protein: protein MKLKTKIYSAILVLTTFVFVGCSDNDGDSIPVIIEKDFPGTYVQVDQMGRPAVNTVFVSGASKDAFNTTTPSNQGAMFQSMFEANLTGLSPAYANPGDKNALGLDAATFTGLLATDVLNVSLDGKTTFFDGTNVLTGRALADDVITVELILIFGGEDGLTNSENPTLSNDNVDANDKEFLTSFPYLASPW from the coding sequence ATGAAATTAAAAACAAAAATATATTCAGCAATATTAGTCTTAACCACATTTGTATTTGTAGGTTGTAGTGATAATGACGGAGATTCTATTCCGGTAATAATAGAAAAGGATTTTCCAGGAACATATGTACAGGTAGATCAAATGGGTAGACCAGCAGTTAACACTGTATTTGTATCAGGAGCTAGTAAAGATGCATTTAATACAACTACTCCATCTAATCAAGGAGCAATGTTTCAATCTATGTTTGAAGCTAACTTAACTGGTTTAAGTCCAGCATATGCAAATCCGGGAGACAAAAATGCTTTAGGTTTAGATGCAGCAACTTTTACAGGTTTACTTGCAACAGACGTTTTAAATGTTTCTTTAGATGGTAAAACAACTTTCTTTGATGGAACAAATGTTTTAACTGGAAGAGCTTTAGCAGATGACGTTATTACAGTAGAATTAATATTAATCTTTGGTGGTGAAGACGGTTTAACAAATTCTGAAAACCCAACGCTTTCTAACGATAATGTAGATGCAAATGATAAAGAATTCTTAACATCATTTCCTTATTTAGCTTCTCCTTGGTAG
- a CDS encoding tetratricopeptide repeat protein codes for MKYIQLVLLFVTFSFAISCNKTTNKQITNTKDYEAYLNADNSNSLETSKSELNFWKTKLENTPNQYPYNVKIAAANSTLFKMTGNIDELKKAENNLIIANETTNYNNAGYLRSLARNYISQHRFKEALDLLTKAEYNGENLQQTQYMLIDVYLELGKHDKVEKYLTKVKDFKNFDYLIRLSKYNDHLGNLDKAIQYLEASLEIAKASDNNYLMQWNYTNLADYYGHAGRITDSYNSYLKALELDANDSYAKKGIAWIVYSYERNPAEALRILETVTKENAAPDYHLLKAEIADFMGDSLEKEIQTKKYLVKTADKNYGVMYHKYDVLLFVDDATKKEIALEIAKQEVLERPTVQSYDLLAWSFYKNGDIKKALEISQNHVINKTFEPEALLHTAYILKANGRVEEANSLKSELLGAVYELGPLTEKEIINI; via the coding sequence ATGAAATATATCCAACTAGTTTTATTGTTTGTAACTTTTTCATTCGCAATTAGTTGCAATAAAACAACCAACAAACAAATAACAAATACTAAAGATTATGAAGCATATTTAAATGCTGATAATAGTAATTCTTTAGAAACATCAAAGTCAGAACTTAATTTCTGGAAAACTAAATTAGAAAATACGCCTAACCAATATCCTTATAATGTAAAAATTGCAGCAGCAAATTCTACATTATTTAAAATGACAGGAAACATTGATGAATTAAAGAAAGCCGAAAATAATTTAATTATTGCAAACGAAACTACTAACTATAACAACGCAGGTTATTTAAGAAGTTTAGCAAGAAATTATATTTCTCAACATCGTTTTAAAGAAGCTTTAGATTTATTAACAAAAGCAGAATATAATGGCGAAAACCTACAGCAAACACAATACATGCTCATTGATGTTTATTTAGAATTAGGGAAGCATGATAAAGTAGAAAAGTATTTAACCAAAGTAAAAGATTTTAAAAATTTCGATTATTTAATTAGACTTTCTAAATACAATGATCATTTGGGTAATTTAGACAAAGCAATTCAATATTTAGAAGCTTCATTAGAAATAGCTAAAGCATCAGATAACAATTACTTAATGCAATGGAACTATACAAATTTAGCAGATTATTATGGTCATGCAGGTAGAATTACAGATTCTTATAATTCATATTTAAAAGCATTAGAATTAGATGCTAACGACAGTTATGCAAAAAAAGGTATTGCTTGGATTGTTTATTCTTATGAAAGAAATCCTGCTGAAGCATTACGTATTTTAGAAACAGTAACCAAAGAAAATGCAGCACCAGATTATCATTTATTAAAAGCTGAAATTGCAGATTTTATGGGAGATAGTTTAGAGAAAGAAATTCAAACTAAAAAATATCTTGTAAAAACTGCTGACAAAAATTATGGTGTAATGTATCATAAATACGATGTTCTTTTATTTGTAGACGATGCAACCAAAAAAGAAATAGCATTAGAAATTGCAAAACAAGAGGTTTTAGAAAGACCAACAGTACAATCTTATGATTTATTAGCATGGTCGTTTTATAAAAATGGCGATATTAAAAAAGCATTAGAAATTTCTCAAAACCATGTAATTAATAAAACTTTTGAACCTGAAGCATTACTTCATACTGCATATATTTTAAAAGCAAATGGTAGAGTAGAAGAAGCAAATTCTTTAAAGTCAGAATTATTAGGAGCTGTGTATGAATTAGGTCCTTTAACGGAAAAAGAAATAATAAATATTTAA